The proteins below come from a single Prolixibacter sp. NT017 genomic window:
- a CDS encoding carboxypeptidase-like regulatory domain-containing protein: MKQLMVLFFLAVSGLNLYAQDTINIHGRVTDFKDTPLDSVTVRLKNKKFENLYETLTDKDGYFSMRVEKKTYCCLYAIRLDDYGKTKLEYWAWNIPAYNDLEINPKYERMEIYGMNAFEPQVSPYDTYMVYFRPMSLTKSLEFQGRNNKKELEQKAITAKKIIDIAPNTISKDELRASINGYKSEVIGIKKVTEYARGAYMYGFLVQIRKPENSEKLDLNYNKISIVLHSKETDEYGMGECFVKR; encoded by the coding sequence ATGAAACAATTAATGGTTCTTTTTTTCTTAGCTGTTAGCGGCTTGAACCTATATGCACAAGACACTATCAACATCCATGGACGTGTAACAGACTTCAAAGACACCCCTTTAGACAGTGTAACAGTTCGATTGAAGAATAAAAAATTTGAAAATCTATATGAAACCCTAACAGATAAGGATGGATATTTTTCTATGAGAGTAGAAAAAAAGACATACTGTTGTTTATATGCGATAAGATTAGATGATTATGGAAAGACAAAACTTGAGTATTGGGCATGGAATATTCCGGCATACAATGATTTGGAAATAAATCCAAAATATGAGCGAATGGAAATTTATGGGATGAATGCCTTTGAACCACAAGTTAGTCCGTACGATACATACATGGTATATTTTAGACCTATGAGCTTAACCAAGTCTTTAGAATTTCAAGGAAGAAATAATAAAAAAGAACTTGAACAGAAGGCTATTACAGCGAAAAAAATAATAGACATTGCCCCAAATACAATTTCAAAAGATGAGCTACGGGCTAGTATAAATGGATACAAATCTGAAGTTATCGGCATAAAAAAGGTAACTGAATATGCAAGAGGAGCCTATATGTATGGTTTTTTGGTACAAATTCGAAAACCAGAAAATTCTGAGAAGTTGGATTTGAATTATAATAAGATTTCCATTGTTCTTCATTCAAAAGAAACTGATGAATATGGCATGGGTGAATGCTTTGTGAAAAGATAG
- a CDS encoding L-threonylcarbamoyladenylate synthase — translation MDRQNNMELAARLIQEGKLVAFPTETVYGLGANALDPMAVAKIFALKERPSFDPLIIHIADLDDLKKLTAEVDDRVYVLAEKFWPGSLTLVLPKSKLVPDIVTSGLPTVGIRMPANEIARELIRTSGRPIAAPSANKFGRISPTTANHVRKQLPDVDYILDGGKTTVGIESTIIELTEKGFRILRNGIITKEDIEEVLSFDDSEKTESIVAPGMVKSHYSPVKKMIVADENIPVDIDKSKAGLLSFTGKQENGYRKVIRMSENNDLKEYAVNMFDAMHTFEDDSEIEIIVAEPVAETGIGKAIMDRLRKAEYNWRKG, via the coding sequence ATGGATCGACAAAACAACATGGAGCTGGCGGCTCGATTGATTCAGGAAGGAAAACTGGTAGCCTTCCCTACCGAAACCGTTTATGGTTTGGGAGCCAACGCGCTTGACCCGATGGCAGTAGCCAAAATTTTCGCGCTGAAAGAGCGTCCTTCGTTCGACCCGCTCATCATCCATATTGCTGATCTGGACGACCTGAAAAAGCTGACGGCTGAGGTGGACGACCGAGTTTACGTGCTGGCAGAAAAATTCTGGCCCGGCTCGCTAACCCTGGTGCTTCCCAAAAGCAAACTGGTTCCCGACATCGTTACTTCAGGACTGCCTACCGTGGGCATTCGCATGCCTGCGAATGAAATTGCCCGCGAACTCATCAGAACATCCGGCCGACCGATTGCCGCTCCCAGCGCCAATAAATTTGGCCGCATCAGCCCCACCACAGCCAACCATGTGAGAAAGCAGCTGCCCGACGTCGACTACATTCTGGACGGCGGAAAAACGACGGTTGGTATCGAATCCACCATCATCGAGCTCACCGAAAAAGGGTTCCGGATTTTGCGCAATGGCATCATCACCAAAGAGGACATCGAAGAAGTTTTATCTTTCGACGATTCCGAAAAAACAGAATCGATCGTTGCCCCGGGAATGGTGAAATCGCATTACAGCCCGGTGAAAAAAATGATTGTGGCCGACGAAAATATTCCGGTAGATATTGATAAAAGCAAAGCTGGTTTGCTGTCGTTTACCGGAAAACAGGAAAACGGCTACCGGAAAGTCATCCGAATGTCGGAGAACAACGATTTGAAAGAGTACGCCGTGAACATGTTCGATGCGATGCATACCTTCGAAGACGACAGCGAAATCGAAATCATTGTTGCTGAACCGGTGGCCGAAACCGGCATTGGCAAAGCCATCATGGACCGACTGAGAAAGGCAGAATATAACTGGAGAAAAGGTTAA
- a CDS encoding glycoside hydrolase family 3 C-terminal domain-containing protein, whose translation MKTKVIALLVLFHFFHAGLMAQEKKPNEANFEWYDMSLPMEDRIDALISAMTVDEKISQLMNANAPIPRLGVKEYDWWNECLHGVARNGRATVFPQAIALGATFDTKLAFQVATAISDEARAKFNIAQKMGNYNRYAGLTFWTPNVNIFRDPRWGRGQETYGEDPFLTSRIGVAFVEGLQGNNPNYLKAAACAKHFAVHSGPEAFRHQFNAVVSPKDLWETYLPAFEALVKEAKVEAVMGAYNRTDGEASCASPFLLQDILTKQWGFKGHIVSDCGAIQDIWKDHHLAKTPEEASSMAIKAGLDLNCGRTFESLKKALDEKLVTEKDIDKALHDLLRTKFRLGFFDDNRDNPYAHISPDVIGSSEHRKLALEEAEKSIVLVKNKNHVLPLKKDLKSVFVTGPQAANEEVLLGNYYGVNNNTVNILDGIVSQLSLGTTINYRYGQLPYQKNVNPMDYVTGGAAAADVCIAVMGINGLVEGEEGAAIASEHKGDRKDIRLPQSQIDFLKKIKAKGKGNPLVVVITGGSPIAIPEIYDIADAVLYVWYPGEEGGTAVGNILFGDAVPSGRLPFTVPKSVNDLPPYEDYSMKGRTYKYMEKEPLFPFGFGLSYSKFEYSKMTIGAGPDGKITAKVTISNTGKFDAEEVAQMYTSSPLAGKGDPFYSLVAFQRVSVPAGQSKVVQFELPEKAFTEVNEAGKRVLRKGNYKLWIGGSLPGNRSTALGASKCQEMSVDVAQLLK comes from the coding sequence ATGAAGACAAAAGTAATTGCCTTGCTCGTCCTGTTTCATTTTTTTCATGCAGGATTAATGGCTCAGGAAAAGAAACCTAATGAAGCAAACTTTGAGTGGTACGACATGTCGTTGCCGATGGAAGACCGAATCGATGCCCTGATTTCGGCGATGACCGTTGATGAGAAAATTAGTCAGTTGATGAATGCCAACGCCCCGATACCGCGACTGGGCGTTAAGGAATACGACTGGTGGAACGAATGTCTCCATGGCGTGGCGCGCAACGGAAGAGCGACGGTATTCCCGCAGGCCATTGCTTTAGGGGCAACCTTCGACACCAAACTGGCTTTCCAGGTAGCAACTGCCATTTCCGACGAAGCCCGGGCAAAGTTTAACATCGCCCAGAAAATGGGGAATTATAACCGGTATGCCGGTCTGACCTTCTGGACACCGAATGTGAATATCTTTCGAGACCCGCGTTGGGGCCGGGGGCAGGAAACGTATGGCGAAGATCCCTTTCTGACATCCCGAATCGGAGTGGCATTCGTTGAAGGATTGCAGGGAAATAATCCCAACTACCTGAAAGCTGCTGCCTGTGCGAAGCATTTTGCCGTACACTCCGGACCGGAGGCGTTTAGGCATCAGTTCAACGCGGTGGTTTCTCCCAAAGACTTATGGGAAACTTATCTGCCGGCTTTTGAAGCCCTTGTGAAAGAGGCAAAGGTTGAGGCCGTCATGGGAGCATACAACCGAACAGATGGAGAAGCCAGCTGTGCGAGTCCCTTTCTGTTACAGGATATTCTCACCAAACAGTGGGGTTTTAAAGGGCACATTGTTTCCGATTGCGGAGCAATTCAGGATATCTGGAAAGATCATCATCTTGCAAAGACGCCTGAAGAAGCTTCATCAATGGCCATTAAAGCCGGCCTGGATTTGAATTGCGGGAGGACATTTGAGAGCCTGAAAAAAGCACTGGATGAAAAGCTGGTGACAGAAAAAGATATTGACAAAGCCTTGCACGATTTGTTGAGAACCAAGTTTCGCCTGGGATTTTTTGACGACAACCGGGATAATCCATATGCGCATATTTCGCCGGATGTTATTGGCTCCAGCGAGCATCGAAAACTGGCGCTCGAGGAAGCAGAAAAATCAATCGTCCTGGTGAAGAATAAAAACCATGTTCTTCCACTAAAAAAGGATCTGAAAAGTGTTTTTGTCACCGGCCCGCAAGCGGCTAACGAGGAGGTGCTGTTGGGGAATTACTATGGCGTTAACAACAATACCGTCAACATTCTGGACGGAATTGTCAGCCAATTGAGCCTGGGAACGACCATCAATTACCGTTATGGTCAACTTCCTTACCAGAAAAATGTAAATCCGATGGATTATGTCACCGGAGGAGCTGCTGCGGCCGATGTTTGCATTGCTGTGATGGGGATTAACGGATTAGTGGAAGGCGAAGAGGGAGCTGCCATTGCTTCAGAGCATAAAGGCGACCGGAAGGACATCAGGCTTCCGCAAAGCCAGATCGACTTTCTCAAGAAAATTAAAGCGAAGGGGAAAGGTAACCCATTGGTTGTCGTGATTACAGGTGGTTCGCCAATCGCCATTCCCGAAATTTATGATATTGCCGATGCCGTTTTATATGTCTGGTACCCGGGTGAAGAAGGCGGAACCGCAGTTGGTAATATCCTTTTTGGCGATGCTGTTCCTTCCGGACGGTTACCGTTCACAGTACCTAAATCGGTTAACGATCTTCCTCCTTATGAGGATTATTCGATGAAGGGGCGTACGTACAAATACATGGAGAAGGAACCACTTTTCCCGTTTGGCTTTGGACTCTCCTATTCCAAATTCGAATATAGTAAAATGACTATCGGCGCAGGCCCGGATGGCAAGATAACCGCCAAAGTAACGATTTCGAACACCGGTAAATTTGATGCCGAGGAGGTGGCTCAGATGTATACCAGTTCCCCGTTAGCCGGAAAGGGCGATCCCTTTTATTCACTGGTCGCTTTTCAACGCGTATCTGTGCCTGCAGGCCAGTCGAAAGTTGTTCAGTTTGAATTGCCCGAAAAAGCTTTCACGGAGGTTAATGAAGCGGGAAAACGGGTGCTTCGAAAAGGCAACTACAAGCTTTGGATTGGCGGATCGCTTCCCGGGAACCGGAGCACAGCGTTAGGGGCATCGAAATGCCAGGAGATGTCTGTTGATGTTGCCCAACTTTTGAAATAA
- a CDS encoding DUF6261 family protein produces the protein MKKLVYSILPVDGYYTFSQRFLELLKSAVSETFDLSAVIAPLESVFLRFETAYKRERKSEYTAKLAAADEARDRAYLALRHYLVACSYASVEGYKAAADTLLSILKRLGWSMQLASYQTESSRLGNLIAELGQEENAALLTTVQGTAWLERLMTAADAFEAIFQQKLTAEAADTNTSAYRLRKVLQEQIEMSLSWLEVQQKFNPSDKLTTLIGQVDELIAHTMTTARANATRKSAEEEALEEE, from the coding sequence ATGAAAAAACTAGTTTATTCGATCCTTCCGGTCGACGGATATTACACATTCAGTCAGCGTTTTCTCGAATTATTGAAATCTGCCGTTTCGGAAACATTCGATTTGTCGGCGGTGATAGCCCCGCTCGAATCGGTATTTCTCCGGTTTGAAACGGCGTACAAAAGAGAGCGGAAAAGCGAATATACCGCTAAGCTGGCGGCGGCCGACGAGGCGCGCGACCGGGCGTACCTGGCGCTGCGTCATTACCTGGTGGCCTGCTCGTATGCCAGCGTTGAGGGATATAAGGCTGCTGCCGATACGCTGCTGAGCATTCTTAAACGGCTGGGCTGGTCGATGCAACTGGCCAGCTACCAGACCGAATCGTCGCGCCTGGGGAACCTGATAGCTGAGCTGGGACAGGAAGAAAACGCCGCGTTGCTGACCACGGTTCAGGGGACTGCCTGGCTGGAACGCCTGATGACAGCTGCCGATGCCTTCGAGGCTATTTTTCAGCAAAAACTGACCGCGGAAGCAGCCGATACAAACACCTCGGCCTACCGTTTGCGGAAAGTTTTGCAGGAGCAGATTGAAATGAGCCTGTCGTGGCTGGAAGTACAACAGAAGTTCAACCCGTCGGACAAGCTGACCACCCTCATCGGGCAGGTCGACGAATTAATTGCCCACACCATGACGACGGCCCGGGCCAATGCCACCCGGAAATCGGCGGAGGAAGAGGCTTTGGAAGAAGAATAA
- a CDS encoding class I SAM-dependent methyltransferase, translating to MNDFSNIHLHPIENAGALDSRLRLLLQNPRRILKKYVRPGMTVLDLGCGTGYFTLEMAKLLNGKGKVIAIDVQEGMLEILKRKLRNSELQKLIEIHNSEENEICLTEKVDFIFAFYSFHEMKYIDHIIRDLTRIVKPETMIYISEQKFHVSKNKFNKIIEKMETRGFEICERPEIFFSRTVIMKIRQ from the coding sequence ATGAATGATTTTTCCAACATCCATTTGCACCCAATAGAAAATGCTGGTGCTTTAGATAGCCGACTTCGACTATTATTACAGAATCCGAGAAGAATATTGAAAAAATATGTTCGCCCGGGTATGACCGTTCTTGATTTAGGTTGTGGAACAGGCTACTTTACATTAGAAATGGCAAAATTGCTTAACGGAAAAGGGAAAGTCATAGCAATTGATGTGCAGGAAGGAATGCTTGAAATATTGAAACGTAAATTACGTAATAGTGAATTACAAAAGCTAATTGAAATTCACAACAGCGAAGAAAATGAAATCTGTTTGACAGAAAAAGTTGATTTTATCTTTGCCTTTTATTCTTTTCACGAAATGAAATATATTGACCACATTATTCGTGACCTGACAAGAATTGTAAAACCTGAGACGATGATTTATATTTCCGAACAAAAATTTCACGTTTCGAAAAATAAGTTCAACAAAATAATTGAAAAGATGGAAACCAGAGGATTTGAAATCTGTGAAAGACCAGAGATATTTTTTAGCAGAACAGTAATAATGAAAATAAGACAATAG
- a CDS encoding RNA polymerase sigma factor: MNNRKMGDHTEIVHLIEEHRRLIYKVVNSYCSDIHEQEDLLQEIIFQIIKGYEKFDHGVKVTTWMYKVAFNVSISHYRKLRSRQKYVVAMPEKLVSVEEDEEPEIDENLKRLRELIDELDPLNKAIFIMYLDENSHAEISEAMGISVSNVGTKINRIKKQLKKKFNQ, encoded by the coding sequence ATGAATAACAGGAAAATGGGAGATCATACCGAGATAGTTCATCTCATAGAGGAACACCGGAGACTCATATACAAGGTCGTCAACAGTTATTGCTCCGATATTCATGAACAGGAGGATCTGCTCCAGGAAATCATTTTTCAAATCATCAAAGGATATGAGAAATTCGATCACGGGGTGAAAGTAACCACCTGGATGTACAAAGTAGCTTTCAACGTTTCCATCTCGCACTACCGGAAACTAAGAAGCCGGCAAAAATATGTGGTAGCGATGCCGGAGAAACTGGTCAGCGTGGAAGAAGACGAAGAGCCTGAAATCGATGAAAATCTCAAACGGCTGCGGGAACTCATTGACGAACTCGACCCGTTGAACAAGGCGATATTCATTATGTACCTGGATGAAAACAGCCATGCCGAAATCTCGGAAGCGATGGGAATTTCGGTCAGTAACGTGGGCACCAAAATCAACCGGATCAAAAAACAACTCAAGAAAAAATTTAATCAATAA
- a CDS encoding bifunctional YncE family protein/alkaline phosphatase family protein, which yields MSHIYKAGVILAILITFLFQGKPASAQTPGPTGQAQQVLLPNGWKLSPAGTALTLGDLPLNLQVSPSGKYAAVTNNGESTQTVQLIDPKHEKLLDTKVVGKSWYGLAFSHNEKHLYASGGYDNIILDFHLNNNRLSVPDTIRLAKPWPKGRVCPTGIAVTKNDRVLYTVTKEDNRIYTIDLKTKRVTDSVPLPGIAYSCVLSPDQKKLYVSLWGKNHVVVFNTTQKKITNEIKTGSHPNELVLNKKGTILFVANANDNTVSVINTDKNKVIETLSAALYPTRLTGSTTDGLALSKDEKTLYIANADNNCLAVFDVSEPGDSKSKGFIPVGWYPTNVKTLGNKILVTNGKGFTSMANPDGPQPVSKKDDSGYQQGISAKKHVQYIAGLFKGALSFIDNPDEALLKNYTRQVYANTPFNEKKVKDAPGEKGNPIPRKKGDVSPIKYVFYIIKENRTYDQVMGDVKKGNGVDSLCIFGKKVTPNHHAIANDFVLLDNFYTDAEVSADGHNWSMAAYATDVVEKTWPTYYGSRGGTYGYEGQMKASYPRDGYIWNYCQRAGVSYRSYGEFCNMGKTSLKALKGHICPKSPGFDLNIKDQVRVDAWMHDFDSLVTRHAVPHFNTIRLSNDHTSGQHLGSIAPRAAVADNDLALGRFLEHLSHSPIWKESVVFVLEDDAQNGPDHVDAHRSPVFVAGPYVKRDTVIHDMYSTSGVLRTIELILGLPPMSQYDAAATPLYKCFTNHPDFTPYEHKPANIDLNKRNVAVNASSKLSATFDFSHEDAAPDIALNEVIWKAIKGENTVMPAPRHSAFVVPVKDDDDD from the coding sequence ATGAGTCACATTTACAAAGCCGGGGTCATCCTGGCTATTCTTATTACATTTCTATTTCAGGGAAAACCCGCCTCAGCACAAACGCCGGGCCCCACCGGGCAGGCCCAACAGGTTTTGTTGCCTAACGGCTGGAAATTAAGTCCGGCCGGAACAGCTCTAACTCTTGGTGATTTACCGCTCAACCTGCAAGTCAGTCCGTCGGGGAAATATGCAGCTGTAACCAACAATGGCGAAAGTACGCAAACGGTACAGTTGATCGACCCGAAGCACGAGAAGTTACTCGACACGAAAGTGGTTGGCAAATCGTGGTACGGGTTGGCCTTCAGTCATAATGAAAAGCACCTGTATGCCTCCGGCGGATACGACAACATCATTCTTGATTTTCACCTGAACAACAATCGACTCAGCGTCCCCGATACCATTCGGTTGGCAAAACCCTGGCCCAAAGGCAGAGTTTGTCCTACCGGGATAGCGGTTACCAAAAACGACCGGGTTCTGTACACGGTAACCAAAGAGGACAACCGCATTTACACCATCGACCTGAAAACGAAAAGGGTCACAGATAGCGTTCCGTTGCCGGGAATAGCGTACAGCTGTGTGTTGTCGCCCGACCAGAAGAAATTGTATGTTTCGCTGTGGGGGAAAAATCATGTGGTTGTTTTCAACACAACGCAAAAAAAGATCACCAACGAGATCAAAACGGGTAGTCATCCAAATGAGTTAGTCCTGAATAAAAAAGGTACGATTCTGTTTGTTGCTAACGCGAATGACAACACAGTTTCGGTTATTAACACCGACAAAAACAAGGTCATCGAAACGCTTTCAGCAGCGCTTTATCCAACCCGTTTAACCGGCTCAACCACCGATGGGCTGGCTTTGTCGAAGGACGAAAAGACCTTGTACATTGCCAATGCGGACAACAATTGTTTAGCCGTGTTTGATGTCTCCGAACCGGGAGATAGCAAGAGTAAAGGCTTCATCCCGGTAGGATGGTACCCTACCAATGTAAAAACACTGGGCAACAAAATTTTGGTGACCAACGGGAAAGGCTTCACTTCGATGGCCAACCCGGACGGACCGCAACCCGTATCGAAAAAAGACGACAGCGGTTATCAGCAGGGGATTTCGGCGAAGAAACATGTGCAGTACATTGCCGGGCTATTCAAGGGCGCGCTCTCGTTTATTGACAATCCGGATGAAGCACTGCTAAAGAATTACACCCGCCAGGTTTACGCCAACACGCCGTTCAACGAGAAAAAGGTAAAAGACGCGCCGGGCGAAAAGGGAAATCCCATTCCCCGCAAGAAAGGTGACGTCTCTCCCATCAAATACGTCTTCTACATCATCAAGGAAAATCGCACCTACGACCAGGTGATGGGCGACGTGAAAAAAGGGAACGGTGTTGATTCACTCTGTATTTTCGGAAAAAAAGTAACTCCCAACCATCATGCCATTGCCAACGATTTTGTGTTGCTGGACAACTTCTATACCGACGCGGAGGTGAGTGCTGACGGTCACAACTGGAGCATGGCGGCCTATGCCACCGACGTAGTAGAAAAAACGTGGCCTACTTATTATGGCAGTCGGGGTGGAACCTACGGCTACGAAGGGCAGATGAAAGCGAGCTACCCACGCGATGGCTATATCTGGAACTACTGCCAGCGGGCCGGAGTGAGTTACCGCAGTTACGGCGAGTTCTGCAACATGGGCAAAACATCGCTGAAAGCACTGAAAGGCCATATTTGTCCAAAGTCACCCGGCTTCGACCTGAATATTAAAGACCAGGTCCGGGTAGATGCCTGGATGCACGACTTTGATTCGTTGGTTACCCGCCATGCCGTTCCGCATTTCAACACCATCCGGCTGTCGAATGACCACACCAGCGGGCAGCATTTGGGAAGTATTGCGCCACGGGCTGCCGTCGCTGATAACGATTTGGCACTGGGCCGTTTCCTCGAACACCTTTCCCACAGTCCAATTTGGAAAGAATCGGTAGTTTTTGTCTTGGAAGACGATGCGCAGAACGGCCCCGACCATGTGGACGCACACCGCTCACCGGTATTTGTAGCCGGCCCGTATGTGAAGCGCGACACGGTTATTCACGACATGTATTCCACTTCAGGGGTACTACGGACCATTGAATTGATTCTGGGCCTGCCGCCCATGAGCCAATACGATGCGGCCGCCACTCCGCTCTACAAGTGTTTCACCAATCATCCCGATTTTACGCCCTACGAACATAAGCCGGCCAACATCGACCTGAACAAACGCAATGTAGCCGTAAACGCCAGTAGCAAGCTATCGGCCACCTTCGACTTTTCGCACGAAGACGCGGCTCCGGATATCGCTTTGAACGAAGTCATCTGGAAAGCGATTAAAGGCGAAAACACCGTCATGCCTGCCCCGCGTCACAGTGCATTCGTAGTTCCTGTGAAAGACGATGACGACGATTAG
- a CDS encoding MFS transporter has product MIKKLYRYLTKDNDDEQVCTEISEEACRYVPRNFFLTIFSQIFTKLGDTLSNPKTVLTWLMSYVSAPVYLISFIVPIRESGAMVPQVLFAKYINKRAVRKWIWVLGSLLQFLAIASIGFIVLNFEGRTAGWLIIVALVFFSLSRSLSSLSSKAITGKTIPKNRRGKLKGYSVSASGVLVLVAGLYILYQSHHHPTLSFYSAIIFFAAATWLVAAVIYSRIKEFPSDVVPEDEEENSAVSHLSLLKTDQHFRNFIIARTLLLCSALSAPFYVILAQRYVGKEAYLLGLFVIAKGVASIVSSPIWGKYADKSSKNVMSTAILIASGLGIATFFIARYTDSVRSYHWIYPAAFFILGIAHQGVRLGRKTYVIDMATGNERINYVSISNTLIGIILLLVGSLSALVSLLSVEGVVLFLSLLGLLGAYRSYRLPNVEKRVKTGEE; this is encoded by the coding sequence ATGATTAAGAAATTGTATCGCTACCTCACCAAAGACAACGATGACGAACAAGTATGCACCGAAATATCGGAGGAGGCCTGCCGGTACGTTCCCCGGAATTTCTTCCTGACCATCTTCAGCCAGATTTTCACCAAACTCGGCGATACGTTGAGCAATCCCAAAACGGTTTTAACCTGGCTGATGAGCTATGTGAGCGCTCCGGTCTATCTGATTAGCTTCATTGTCCCCATTCGGGAGTCGGGCGCCATGGTTCCGCAGGTGCTGTTTGCCAAATACATTAACAAGCGGGCAGTGAGGAAGTGGATTTGGGTGCTGGGTTCGCTGCTTCAGTTTCTCGCCATCGCATCGATTGGTTTCATCGTACTGAACTTTGAGGGACGCACGGCAGGATGGCTCATCATTGTTGCCCTGGTATTCTTTAGTTTATCGAGAAGCCTCAGTTCTTTGTCGTCGAAAGCCATTACCGGGAAGACCATCCCAAAAAACCGGCGGGGAAAACTGAAGGGATACTCCGTTTCGGCATCGGGTGTTTTGGTTTTGGTAGCCGGTCTGTACATTCTTTACCAATCGCATCACCATCCCACCCTCTCGTTTTACAGCGCCATCATCTTTTTTGCCGCCGCAACGTGGCTGGTGGCTGCCGTGATTTATTCGCGCATCAAAGAGTTTCCGTCGGATGTGGTACCGGAAGATGAAGAGGAGAACAGCGCGGTCTCGCACCTGAGCCTGCTAAAAACCGACCAGCATTTCCGCAATTTCATTATTGCCCGCACCCTGCTGTTGTGCTCGGCCCTGTCGGCTCCGTTTTACGTGATACTGGCGCAACGATACGTGGGGAAAGAAGCCTATCTCCTGGGGCTGTTTGTGATCGCTAAAGGAGTTGCCTCCATCGTCAGTTCGCCCATTTGGGGGAAATATGCCGACAAATCGAGCAAGAATGTGATGTCGACAGCCATACTGATTGCTTCGGGATTGGGAATTGCCACTTTCTTCATCGCCCGGTACACCGACTCGGTTAGAAGTTACCACTGGATTTATCCGGCTGCCTTTTTCATTTTAGGAATTGCCCACCAGGGCGTCCGGCTGGGAAGAAAGACTTATGTGATCGACATGGCTACCGGGAACGAGCGTATTAACTATGTGTCGATTAGCAATACGCTGATTGGTATCATCCTGCTGCTGGTAGGAAGCCTGAGCGCTTTGGTATCGTTGCTTTCGGTTGAAGGCGTTGTTTTGTTCCTATCGTTGCTGGGGCTGCTGGGCGCTTACCGAAGCTATCGCCTACCCAACGTAGAGAAGCGGGTGAAGACAGGCGAGGAATGA
- a CDS encoding GNAT family N-acetyltransferase: MNIIDIVEIKSDQVEQYKKFLTFGLINDEENFRITPNDDLNAPFPTEDKLDSFSLGAYSDNELVGVVSFARDGKDREKLKHKGILFRMYVSKDFRGQGIAKKLIEKVIERVKQISDIEQINLTVIANNDKAKKLYEKFGFVTFSSESKAIKWKEKYFTEDQMVLQLK; encoded by the coding sequence ATGAATATTATAGATATTGTAGAAATCAAGTCTGACCAAGTTGAACAGTATAAAAAGTTCCTGACTTTCGGACTTATTAATGACGAAGAAAATTTTCGTATAACACCTAATGACGACTTAAATGCGCCTTTCCCAACGGAAGACAAGTTGGACAGTTTTTCACTTGGGGCATATTCAGACAATGAATTAGTAGGTGTAGTAAGTTTTGCACGTGACGGCAAAGACAGAGAAAAATTAAAGCATAAAGGTATTCTGTTTAGAATGTATGTTTCCAAAGATTTTCGTGGACAAGGAATTGCAAAAAAGTTAATTGAGAAAGTAATTGAAAGAGTGAAGCAAATCTCTGACATTGAACAAATCAATTTGACAGTAATTGCAAATAATGACAAAGCAAAAAAACTCTACGAGAAATTTGGCTTCGTCACTTTTAGTTCTGAAAGCAAAGCAATAAAATGGAAGGAAAAATATTTTACTGAAGACCAAATGGTATTGCAACTGAAATAA